In one window of Fulvia fulva chromosome 5, complete sequence DNA:
- a CDS encoding Hydrolase FUB4, producing MRFLCLHGSGTSGHILGYQLSALKSSLPGSHTFDFLDGPCPSTAGPGVKPFFDPPYYSWWQSLSKETVILAIKHLLQHITNSGKVYDVVIGFSQGTALLAATTLYCQNEGIPIPWKAAICICGGMPYSFLEEYMLISEKAKALVVQTRKDLDTASDRNAKKIEAMMQNGTRVDLWDSPSTLWDGKEAITRDPWTLPPVDEKDVYGLDLSNLPEQARLNIPMAHVYGHKDPMSAFHVQLAMLSDPARRIVYDHRGGHEVPRVPHVVRDLVRVVERVERQIV from the exons ATGAGATTCCTGTGCCTCCACGGCTCCGGCACAAGCGGGCACATCCTAGGCTACCAACTCA GCGCCCTCAAATCCTCCCTCCCCGGCTCCCACACCTTCGACTTCCTAGACGGCCCCTGTCCCTCCACAGCAGGTCCCGGCGTTAAACCCTTCTTCGACCCACCCTACTACTCCTGGTGGCAATCCCTCTCCAAAGAAACCGTGATCCTCGCCATCAAACATCTCCTCCAACACATAACCAACAGCGGAAAAGTCTACGACGTCGTGATAGGTTTCAGCCAAGGCACCGCTCTCCTTGCGGCGACGACACTGTACTGCCAAAACGAGGGCATCCCAATCCCGTGGAAGGCGGCGATATGTATATGTGGCGGGATGCCGTATAGTTTCTTGGAGGAGTATATGCTCATCTCGGAGAAAGCAAAGGCGCTTGTTGTGCAAACACGCAAGGATCTAGACACGGCGAGCGACCGCAACGCCAAGAAAATCGAGGCAATGATGCAGAATGGCACTCGCGTCGACCTCTGGGACTCGCCCTCTACCCTCTGGGACGGGAAGGAAGCCATCACTCGAGACCCTTGGACATTACCGCCCGTGGACGAGAAGGATGTGTATGGTCTGGATCTGTCGAATCTGCCAGAGCAGGCGAGATTGAATATTCCAATGGCGCATGTGTACGGGCACAAGGATCCTATGAGTGCGTTTCATGTACAGCTCGCGATGCTGAGTGATCCAGCGAGGAGGATTGTGTATGATCATAGAGGGGGTCATGAGGTGCCGAGAGTGCCGCATGTTGTGAGGGATTTGGTGAGGGTGGTGGAGAGGGTGGAGAGGCAGATTGTATAG
- a CDS encoding Copper homeostasis protein CutC: MADQLEICCFNLESALIAAREGAHRIELCQHPELQGTTPPREWLIAIKDEYPEIPVFIMIRPRGRNFVYGPSEIQQMKDCIESFKDIADGFVTGCLTEMKEVDIPKTTELVQAAAPLPCTFHKAFDEIYFHHRALEDVISTGCSALLTSGGEKTAAEATDSLKTLVARAIGRIDIIAAGGIRADNVDLIKDYSEAQWIHSSAIREGSSIADADEIKAMLKVVDPMGQGERDMAAMERDLLTFPKKE, translated from the exons ATGGCTGACCAGCTGGAGATATGCTGTTTCAACCTCGAGAGCGCATTGATAGCAGCACGAGAAG GAGCCCACCGTATCGAGCTTTGCCAACACCCTGAATTGCAAGGCACCACACCGCCGAGAGAATGGTTGATAGCAATCAAGGATGAATATCCAGAGATCCCAGTGTTCATCATGATCCGCCCAAGAGGTCGCAACTTCGTCTACGGCCCAAGCGAGATTCAGCAGATGAAGGATTGCATCGAGTCATTCAAAGACATTGCAGACGGCTTCGTCACCGGCTGCTTAACTGAGATGAAGGAAGTCGACATCCCCAAAACGACAGAACTGGTCCAGGCGGCTGCGCCTCTACCTTGCACTTTCCACAAAGCTTTCGATGAGATATATTTCCACCATCGGGCCCTCGAAGATGTCATCTCAACAG GCTGTTCAGCGCTTCTTACCTCAGGAggggaaaagacggctgCAGAAGCCACTGACTCGTTGAAAACGCTTGTGGCGAGGGCGATAGGCCGAATCGACATCATTGCTGCAGGAGGTATTCGTGCCGACAATGTCGATCTCATCAAGGACTACAGTGAAGCGCAATGGATTCACTCATCGGCCATTCGCGAGGGCTCCTCGATCGCGGACGCCGATGAAATCAAGGCGATGCTTAAGGTCGTTGATCCGATGGGTCAAGGGGAGAGGGACATGGCGGCGATGGAGAGGGACCTGCTGACATTCCCTAAGAAGGAGTGA